CCGCTGCTGGGCTGGTACGCGGCGCGCGTGCTGTCCTTTCTCGCGGCCGCGACCGCCACCTGGGCGTTGAACCGGCGCTACGCCTTCGGCGCACGCCATTCGGATGCGTCCCTGGCGCGCGAATACCTCGGCTACCTGCTGACCATGCTCGGCGGCGCGGTGGTGAACTACGGTGTGTACGTGGTCGTGCTGCATGCATTCAGCGGGGTCTGGGTGCCGGCGCTCGGCGTGGCGCTGGGCAGCTGCGCGGGGCTGGCGCTGAACTTCTTCGCCGCGCGCCAGCTGATCTTCAAGTCGCGGCGCGGGCACTGAAAGCGGCGGCGCGCCTCGCAGCGGCATGTAACAGCCGTTGCTGCAAAAGTTAGAGAAAAGTACTATCCACTCGGTCCATTCAAGGGCGAAGGGTCGAATTGCCGATCATTCAAGGGAGAGAAGGTGCCGACTCTGCTTGTCATGCAAGGTGCTCGCGCCGTGCGAAGCATCCGGATTCCCGAAGGGGAGGTCCGGATCGGGCGGTGGGACGGCAACGAGGTCGTTCTCCCCAGCCGGATGGTCAGCCGGATCCACGCGCTCCTGAGCTGCCGCGGCGGTTCCGCGGCAATCAAGGATGCGCGCAGCACCAATGGGACCTTCGTCAACGGGGAGCGCATCGACGCCATGCCCGTCCTGGACGGCGACCGGCTGCTACTGGCCGACGTCGAGCTCCTGTTCTGCCGCATGGACGATCCGGCCGCGGAACTCGCGCAGGCCAGGCCGGCGCCAGGCCCAGATGCGCAGGCCACGATCCCCGGGTTGTTGGTCGCCACCGCATCGCCGAGGGCCCATGAGCTTACGTCGCCGGCGCCGCGGCCCCGGCGCGCCGAGTCCGTCGGAGACGGCGTCGCCTTCACCCTCCCGATGCGCGGACGCGACGTGTCGGCGCTGATCACCTACGACGCCCTGGCCTCGCACTTTGGCGCTTACGCCTTCGGGGAAGACGGCGGCAGCCGCGCGGTCGATGCCTACGAGGCCAACCATCTCGCCATCCATGTGGCGGCGACCTACCGGTACCAGCAGCTTCCGCAGGAGCCGGTCGTCCTGCGGGCGAGGGATTTCTAGTGCGCGCCTGACACGACCACCGGAATCTCCGTGGCCGGCGGCGTATTGCGGCTGCGCCCGCAGCGCACGATGCCGTCGATCACCACCATGCCGACACCGGGAATGTCGCCCAGCTGCACGCTTTCGAGCAGCGTCTTGCCGGCCGTGTGCTGGGCCCGGTCCATGAAGACGAAGTCGGCCGCGCGCCCGGGCTCGATCAGCCCGCAGTTCAGCTTGCGGATGCGCGCCGTGTTGCCGGTCGCGAAGCAGAACACCAGCTCCGCCGGGATGTTTGCCAGCGCGGACAGCATCGCGACCATGCGCAGGATGCCCAGCGGCTGCACGCCCGAGCCGGCCGGCCCGTCGGTGCCCAGGATGATGCGGTGCGGGCACTTCAGGTCAAGCGCGGCCTTGGCCGCGGCGATGGCCACGCGCTCGTTGCCGTTGTGGACGATCTCGATGGCGCGCGAGGACTTCTCGCACAGCTCGCACACGTGGGCCTCGGGCAGCGAGGTGTGGCCGCCGTTGATGTGGCCGATGACATCGGCGTCGGCCTCCAGCACCACGTCCTTGTCGATCAGGCCCGAGCCCGGGATCGAGGGCCCGCCGGTATGGATGGTGCTCTGGATGCCGTACTTGCGCGCCCAGGCCACCATCTCCTTGGCCTCGTAGCCGGCCTTCACCGAGCCCAGGCCCACTTCGCCGAGCAGCCCGACGCCGGCCTCGGCCATCTCCTTGAAATCGCTCTCGACCATGCCTTTCTCGAGCACCGGCGCGCCCGCCAGCACCTTGACGCCGCCGGGGCGGAAGTTGTCGAAGGCGCGCTGCGCGGTGATGGCCAGGGCCTTCACGCCGACGATGTCCTTCGGGCGGCCGGGCAGGTGCACCTCGCCGGCGGAGATCATGGTGGTGACGCCGCCGTTCATCGTGGAATCGATCCAGCCCAGCTGACTCTGGCGCGGCGTCCAGTCGCCGAAGACGGGGTGCACGTGGCTGTCGATCAGGCCGGGCGCGACGCAGGTCTTCTTCGCGTCGATGACGATCTGCGCGCCTTCGGTATCGCAGTCCTTCTCCTTGCCGACAGCGACGATCAGGCCGTCGTTCACGACGATGGTGTCCGCCTCCAGGATGGGGCGGTCGAGGTCGCCCGAGAGCAGAAGACCTATGTTCCGGATGACGACCTTGCCCGACTTTGCGCCAGTTGCGACTTCTGCCATTTCTTGTCCTCGTGGGGTGGTGGTGTTTCTTCCTCGGGAGCGCCCGCATCGACCGTGCGCAGCACCGTCTCGATCACGAAGTCTTCCCAGTGCGCGACCGCCTCCGGCGTCTCCAGCGGCTCGCCGAGGAAGGCGGTCAGCGTGTGGCGGTTGGAGGTGTAGAAGTAGCCGGTGGAGGCGATCAGCAGGTAGAGGTCGCGGGCCGACACGCCATCGCGGAACAGGCCCTGCGCCACGCCGCTTTCGAGCAGTTCCTGGATGATCGCGATCGCCCGCGACGAATACTCGCGCGCGCGCAGCGACTTCGCGATATGCCTGCCCTTGTGCAGGTTCTCGGTGTTCAGCAGGGTCACGAACTCGGGGTTCTTGCGGTAGTAGCCGAGCACGAATCGGATCACCGCCGCCAGTGCCTCCACCGGCCGGCTTGCATCCAGGTGAAGCGCGGCCTCGGCATCGTCCATGCGGCGGTAGATGCTCTCCAGCACCGCGATGAACAGCCCTTCCTTGCTGCCGAAGTAGTAGTAGATCATCCGGTCGTACGAGTTGGCGGCCTTCGAGATCTTCTCGACACTGCCGCCGTCGTAGCCGTACTTGGCGAACACCTTGGTCGCCGCGCGCAGGATGCTGTCGCGCGTGGCCT
Above is a window of Variovorax sp. RA8 DNA encoding:
- a CDS encoding amidohydrolase family protein, whose translation is MAEVATGAKSGKVVIRNIGLLLSGDLDRPILEADTIVVNDGLIVAVGKEKDCDTEGAQIVIDAKKTCVAPGLIDSHVHPVFGDWTPRQSQLGWIDSTMNGGVTTMISAGEVHLPGRPKDIVGVKALAITAQRAFDNFRPGGVKVLAGAPVLEKGMVESDFKEMAEAGVGLLGEVGLGSVKAGYEAKEMVAWARKYGIQSTIHTGGPSIPGSGLIDKDVVLEADADVIGHINGGHTSLPEAHVCELCEKSSRAIEIVHNGNERVAIAAAKAALDLKCPHRIILGTDGPAGSGVQPLGILRMVAMLSALANIPAELVFCFATGNTARIRKLNCGLIEPGRAADFVFMDRAQHTAGKTLLESVQLGDIPGVGMVVIDGIVRCGRSRNTPPATEIPVVVSGAH
- a CDS encoding FHA domain-containing protein, producing MQGARAVRSIRIPEGEVRIGRWDGNEVVLPSRMVSRIHALLSCRGGSAAIKDARSTNGTFVNGERIDAMPVLDGDRLLLADVELLFCRMDDPAAELAQARPAPGPDAQATIPGLLVATASPRAHELTSPAPRPRRAESVGDGVAFTLPMRGRDVSALITYDALASHFGAYAFGEDGGSRAVDAYEANHLAIHVAATYRYQQLPQEPVVLRARDF
- a CDS encoding TetR family transcriptional regulator — translated: MAAARAPKPATRRTGVREAAAQATRDSILRAATKVFAKYGYDGGSVEKISKAANSYDRMIYYYFGSKEGLFIAVLESIYRRMDDAEAALHLDASRPVEALAAVIRFVLGYYRKNPEFVTLLNTENLHKGRHIAKSLRAREYSSRAIAIIQELLESGVAQGLFRDGVSARDLYLLIASTGYFYTSNRHTLTAFLGEPLETPEAVAHWEDFVIETVLRTVDAGAPEEETPPPHEDKKWQKSQLAQSRARSSSGT
- a CDS encoding GtrA family protein, whose amino-acid sequence is MKAGREFLLFALAGVIGLGVDVGVLYLAAPLLGWYAARVLSFLAAATATWALNRRYAFGARHSDASLAREYLGYLLTMLGGAVVNYGVYVVVLHAFSGVWVPALGVALGSCAGLALNFFAARQLIFKSRRGH